One stretch of Streptomyces sp. R21 DNA includes these proteins:
- a CDS encoding FAD-dependent monooxygenase, translating to MAHGAIIVGAGPVGLMLAGELRLGGADVVVYDKLPAPSGESRGLGFTSRTAEIFDQRGLLERLGDIRWGKQGHYGGVRIDFSLLEESHFGVMGLAQSATEDMLGAWVSDLGVEVRRGCELTGFTETDDGVVARFETPDGPLEETAAYLVGCDGGRSTVRRLAGIAFPGEEATRGLYLADVVGADLRMRPIGERIPGGGMILSVTLEPGVDRIVIHEPGVRPHHGEGELTFAEVADAWQRLTGEDIHHADASWMCALTNASGLAEDYRKGRILLAGDAAHDHAPLGAQGVSVGLQDAANLGWKLAAVLRGHAPETLLDTYHSERHPVGEKLMTDVHAMSLLYLSGEEMEPLRAVMRELVQLPAAARHLAGRVSGLHLRYDVGDGGHPLLGLRLAPYRAVERPDGSRVRVAELLHPARGVLVITAGTTDAAALTDTAEGWAGRVDVVTGSWADQDAHDTGALHAVLVRPDGHIVWADGGAGDLTGALTRWFGEPTA from the coding sequence ATGGCACACGGTGCGATCATCGTGGGAGCCGGCCCGGTCGGTCTGATGCTCGCCGGCGAGCTGCGGCTCGGCGGCGCGGACGTCGTCGTCTACGACAAACTGCCCGCCCCCAGCGGTGAGTCGCGCGGCCTGGGATTCACCAGCCGCACCGCCGAGATCTTCGACCAGCGGGGCCTTCTGGAGCGGCTCGGCGACATCCGCTGGGGCAAGCAGGGCCACTACGGCGGTGTCCGCATCGACTTCTCGCTGCTGGAGGAGAGCCACTTCGGGGTGATGGGCCTGGCCCAGTCGGCCACCGAGGACATGCTCGGCGCCTGGGTGAGCGACCTCGGTGTCGAGGTGCGCCGCGGCTGCGAGCTGACCGGCTTCACCGAGACCGACGACGGCGTCGTCGCCCGCTTCGAGACCCCCGACGGCCCGCTGGAGGAGACGGCCGCCTATCTGGTGGGCTGCGACGGCGGCCGCAGCACCGTGCGCCGCCTGGCCGGCATCGCCTTCCCCGGCGAGGAAGCCACCCGGGGCCTGTACCTGGCGGACGTGGTCGGCGCCGATCTGCGCATGCGGCCCATCGGCGAGCGCATCCCCGGCGGCGGCATGATCCTCTCGGTCACCCTGGAGCCGGGCGTCGACCGCATCGTCATCCACGAACCCGGCGTGCGCCCGCACCACGGCGAGGGCGAACTCACCTTCGCCGAGGTCGCCGACGCCTGGCAGCGGCTGACCGGCGAGGACATCCACCACGCCGACGCGTCGTGGATGTGCGCCCTGACCAACGCCAGCGGCCTTGCCGAGGACTACCGCAAGGGCCGGATCCTGCTGGCCGGGGACGCCGCCCACGACCACGCCCCGCTCGGCGCCCAGGGCGTCAGCGTCGGCCTGCAGGACGCCGCCAACCTGGGCTGGAAACTCGCCGCCGTCCTGCGCGGCCACGCACCCGAAACCCTCCTGGACACCTACCACTCCGAGCGGCACCCGGTCGGCGAGAAACTCATGACCGACGTGCACGCCATGTCGCTGCTCTACCTCAGCGGCGAGGAGATGGAGCCGCTGCGCGCCGTGATGCGGGAACTGGTGCAACTGCCCGCCGCCGCCCGCCACCTGGCCGGCCGGGTCAGCGGCCTGCACCTGCGCTACGACGTCGGCGACGGCGGCCACCCGCTGCTCGGCCTGCGGCTGGCCCCCTACCGGGCCGTGGAGCGCCCCGACGGCAGCCGCGTACGGGTCGCCGAACTGCTGCACCCCGCCCGCGGCGTGCTCGTCATCACCGCCGGCACCACCGACGCGGCCGCCCTCACCGACACCGCCGAGGGCTGGGCCGGCCGCGTCGACGTGGTCACCGGCAGCTGGGCCGACCAGGACGCCCACGACACCGGCGCCCTGCACGCCGTCCTGGTGCGCCCCGACGGCCACATCGTGTGGGCGGACGGCGGCGCCGGCGACCTGACCGGGGCGCTCACCCGCTGGTTCGGCGAGCCCACCGCC
- a CDS encoding lyase family protein, with product MAPAAPALELAGEGAACLDAGLLSPVRAGTPVEAAVGDMAWLQAMLDAEAALARAQARCHTVPGWAAAAITAAARAEKLDLRRLALAARETANPVVGLVAALGAVVAAETPQAAEYVHRGSTSQDVFDTGAMLVAARALGLIVEDLRAVAASLAVLAAGHRDTVMAGRTLALHAVPTTFGLKAAGWRQGVLDAQARLQRILDCGLPVSLGGAAGTLAGYAHHAGPGAGPEALLTGLLEAFADETGLAVPVLPWHALRTPVADLGAALAHTTGVLGKIAADVLVLARTEVGEVAEPAASGRGASSAMPHKQNPVLATLIRSAALQVPALAAVLAQCLTGEDERSAGGWHAEWQPLRECLRLTGGAAHTAAELAAGLTVRPERMRANLQATGGQIASERVAAALAPQLGRAAAKDLLTRASRAAADACRPLADVLAELPELHGLLTPRQLAALLDPAAGTGLAGALVDRALGHPAEPATQGIPPFPEIPPSIQSVP from the coding sequence CTGGCCCCGGCGGCACCGGCACTGGAGCTGGCGGGTGAGGGTGCGGCCTGCCTGGACGCCGGGCTGCTGTCCCCGGTCCGTGCGGGCACCCCCGTCGAGGCGGCCGTGGGGGACATGGCCTGGCTGCAGGCGATGCTGGACGCGGAGGCGGCGCTGGCCCGCGCGCAGGCGCGATGCCACACCGTGCCCGGCTGGGCGGCGGCGGCGATCACGGCCGCGGCGCGCGCCGAGAAGCTGGACCTGCGCCGCCTGGCGCTGGCCGCGCGGGAGACGGCGAACCCGGTCGTGGGCCTGGTCGCGGCGCTGGGTGCGGTCGTGGCCGCCGAGACGCCGCAGGCCGCCGAGTACGTCCACCGGGGCTCCACCAGCCAGGACGTCTTCGACACCGGGGCGATGCTGGTGGCCGCGCGGGCGCTTGGGCTGATCGTGGAGGATCTGCGGGCGGTGGCCGCCTCGCTGGCGGTGCTGGCCGCCGGGCACCGGGACACGGTGATGGCGGGCCGCACCCTGGCCCTGCACGCCGTGCCCACCACCTTCGGCCTCAAGGCGGCCGGCTGGCGACAGGGCGTCCTGGACGCCCAGGCGCGGCTGCAGCGGATCCTGGACTGCGGACTGCCGGTGTCCCTGGGCGGGGCGGCCGGCACGCTGGCGGGCTATGCGCACCACGCCGGCCCCGGCGCCGGCCCCGAGGCGCTGCTGACCGGCCTCCTCGAGGCGTTCGCCGACGAGACGGGCCTGGCCGTGCCGGTGCTGCCCTGGCACGCGCTGCGCACGCCCGTCGCCGACCTGGGCGCGGCGCTCGCGCACACCACCGGCGTCCTCGGCAAGATCGCCGCCGATGTGCTGGTGCTGGCCCGCACGGAGGTCGGCGAGGTGGCCGAGCCGGCAGCGTCCGGGCGCGGCGCCTCCTCGGCGATGCCGCACAAACAAAACCCCGTGCTGGCCACGCTGATCCGCTCCGCGGCCCTTCAGGTGCCCGCGCTGGCCGCCGTCCTGGCGCAGTGCCTGACGGGCGAGGACGAGCGGTCGGCCGGCGGCTGGCATGCCGAATGGCAGCCGCTGCGCGAATGCCTGCGGCTGACCGGGGGAGCGGCCCACACCGCCGCCGAACTGGCCGCGGGCCTGACCGTCCGGCCGGAGCGGATGCGGGCCAACCTTCAGGCGACCGGCGGGCAGATCGCCTCCGAGCGCGTCGCGGCCGCGCTCGCCCCCCAGTTGGGCCGGGCGGCGGCCAAGGACCTGCTGACGCGGGCGTCGCGGGCCGCCGCCGACGCCTGCCGCCCGCTGGCCGACGTCCTGGCCGAACTCCCCGAACTGCACGGCCTGCTGACCCCCCGGCAGCTGGCCGCCCTGCTCGACCCGGCCGCCGGCACCGGCCTGGCCGGCGCGCTGGTCGACCGGGCCCTGGGACATCCCGCCGAACCCGCCACACAAGGAATCCCGCCCTTCCCGGAAATTCCGCCCTCTATTCAATCTGTTCCCTAG
- a CDS encoding ScyD/ScyE family protein: MSISRSSFRKALVAAGAAGIVAAPLLAAPAAHAGTTATLEVIASGLKSPHGITVLSDGTVLVAEAGEGLPGCPEGQSCVGKTGAIYKVKGSFKGRVVTGLASTGKGAAGGTQSDVTGPTDVLADPGGGYDVASGLGGTTATRAALGPEAATLGTVFRTRDGRILGDLTDHETRLNPDGGEVHANPWSLTRSGGGFLVTDAGGNTLVRTAAKGATSTEFVVPTNATPSRVAEGVPTGIVTAPDGTVYFADMSGTVTGSARIWKIAPGGAPEVLVTGLSNLIDLAVDCHGNLLALSFTQGFQAGPPLPGSISKIDVKTKTVTEIPTGDQLNTPTGLATGPHGALYVTNNSTGNDGQLVRVHY; this comes from the coding sequence ATGTCGATTTCACGCAGCTCCTTCAGAAAAGCGCTGGTGGCGGCCGGAGCGGCGGGCATCGTCGCCGCCCCGCTGCTCGCCGCTCCGGCCGCGCACGCCGGCACCACGGCGACGCTGGAGGTCATCGCGTCCGGGCTGAAGAGCCCGCACGGCATCACCGTCCTGTCCGACGGCACGGTCCTGGTCGCCGAGGCCGGCGAGGGCCTTCCGGGCTGCCCCGAGGGGCAGAGCTGCGTCGGCAAGACCGGTGCGATCTACAAGGTCAAGGGCAGTTTCAAGGGCCGGGTGGTGACGGGGCTCGCGTCCACCGGGAAGGGCGCGGCCGGCGGCACCCAGAGCGACGTCACCGGCCCCACCGACGTCCTGGCCGACCCCGGCGGCGGCTACGACGTCGCAAGCGGTCTCGGCGGCACCACCGCCACCCGCGCCGCGCTGGGCCCCGAGGCAGCCACGCTGGGCACGGTCTTCCGCACCCGCGACGGCAGGATCCTGGGAGACCTGACCGACCACGAGACCCGGCTGAACCCGGACGGCGGCGAAGTCCACGCCAACCCCTGGTCACTGACCCGCAGCGGCGGCGGCTTCCTGGTCACCGACGCCGGCGGCAACACCCTCGTGCGCACCGCCGCCAAGGGGGCGACCTCCACCGAGTTCGTGGTGCCGACCAACGCGACCCCCTCGCGGGTCGCCGAGGGCGTGCCCACCGGCATCGTCACCGCCCCCGACGGCACCGTCTACTTCGCCGACATGAGCGGCACCGTCACCGGCTCCGCCCGCATCTGGAAGATCGCCCCGGGCGGAGCGCCCGAGGTCCTCGTCACCGGCCTGAGCAACCTGATCGACCTGGCCGTGGACTGCCACGGCAACCTGCTGGCACTCTCCTTCACCCAGGGCTTCCAGGCCGGCCCGCCGCTGCCGGGCAGCATCTCGAAGATCGACGTGAAGACGAAGACGGTCACCGAGATACCGACCGGCGACCAGCTCAACACGCCCACCGGCCTGGCCACCGGCCCGCACGGCGCCCTCTACGTCACCAACAACTCCACCGGCAACGACGGCCAGCTGGTCCGCGTCCACTACTGA